In Carya illinoinensis cultivar Pawnee chromosome 10, C.illinoinensisPawnee_v1, whole genome shotgun sequence, one DNA window encodes the following:
- the LOC122278351 gene encoding uncharacterized protein LOC122278351 encodes MAENNTLAIPSSYLLHPSDSPSLLLVNGLLTGDNYPKWQKAITRALNAKNKLGFIDGTLIPPEPTKPEYTQWNQTKDMVLTWLLNSISPSLANSLEYHTDPRAVWLDLSSRFCHGNNAHIYHLKRALSSLHQNTTSVHDYFNQIKQLWDELSHLQTATDLKDMQRQADDEHVFQFLLGLNDTFAPLRTQILAMDPLPSIDKVFSILFQEEQQRLLNLQPMSSETMVMATRTTSRPRPPLKCTACGKDGHTRDRCWTLIGYPPGREPRITKPRPSLLGPPPSAANSVSLPPSASANLVSLPPELYQKLLKLLAPSPVPADPSPATFAGLSIDEADWSG; translated from the exons ATGGCCGAGAACAACACTCTAGCCATTCCCTCCTCTTATCTTCTCCATCCCTCCGATTCTCCTAGTCTACTTCTTGTCAATGGTCTTCTCACCGGCGACAACTACCCCAAATGGCAAAAAGCCATCACCCGAGCCCTTAATGCCAAAAATAAACTTGGTTTTATCGATGGCACCCTCATACCCCCTGAACCTACCAAACCCGAATATACTCAGTGGAATCAAACAAAGGATATGGTCCTTACCTGGCTCCTCAACTCCATCAGCCCTTCCCTTGCCAATTCCCTTGAATATCATACCGATCCCCGCGCTGTCTGGCTCGACCTCTCTTCCCGTTTCTGTCATGGAAACAATGCCCACATTTACCACCTCAAACGAGCCCTTTCCTCCCTGCATCAAAACACAACCTCTGTCCATGACTATTTCAACCAAATCAAACAATTATGGGATGAACTTAGTCATCTCCAAACCGCCACTGACCTCAAAGACATGCAACGGCAAGCTGATGATGAACATGTTTTTCAATTCCTCCTTGGGCTCAACGATACCTTTGCTCCTCTTCGCACTCAGATTCTGGCAATGGACCCACTTCCATCTATCGATAAAGTTTTTTCAATCTTGTTTCAGGAAGAACAACAGAGGCTTCTCAACCTCCAACCAATGTCGTCCGAGACCATGGTCATGGCCACCCGCACCACCAGTCGACCCCGTCCTCCTCTGAAGTGCACCGCATGTGGCAAAGACGGTCACACCCGTGACCGTTGCTGGACCCTCATCGGGTACCCCCCAGGCCGAGAACCTCGGATCACCAAACCCAGGCCGTCCCTTTTAGGGCCACCTCCGTCGGCTGCCAACTCGGTCTCTCTCCCTCCTTCTGCGTCGGCCAACCTTGTTTCTCTTCCTCCGGAGCTATATCAGAAGCTCCTCAAGCTCCTAGCCCCATCGCCTGTCCCGGCCGACCCATCCCCTGCAACTTTTGCTG GACTCTCAATCGATGAAGCCGATTGGAGCGGGTGA
- the LOC122278352 gene encoding glutamate receptor 2.9-like: CTKKILVAAEEMIRDRKVKVIIGMHAWPEAALVADVGRQARVPVISFAAPAINPPRMPLLWPFLIQMAKNGSEQIQCIADIVHAYNWKRVIAIYEDDGYGSNAGMLALLSEALQNVGSEIEYRLVLPPFSSVPDPERVVLEELIKLLKTQARVFVVLHSSLEMATYLFREAKQMGLVGRDSAWIISDRITSLLDSVNNSVISSMEGVIGIKTYYSGIGNSEYEDFYAHFRKIFRAEYPEEDNSDPGIYALRAYDSLRVVTQAIERMTTYTSSPKILLDNMLLSNFSGLSGKIHFEGGQLLDSSTLRIVNVIGKRYNEIDFWTPEFGFSLSPSIEKGEEKNGRGNVSNPANTLSGPVFWPGNLNRIPTGWEMPTDAKPLKIAVPGRATFDKFVKVTYGEKPNPNKYDGFCIQVFLRVRDLLGYHLPFEFEAHNGSYNDLIYSVHNKTYDAVIGDFTILAERLQYVDFTLPYAESGLVMLVPEKPKWSALMFTVPFTWELWVVTGAMLIYTMLVVWFLERQSNPEFSGPWTSQISTAFWFTVSTLFFAHREKIHNNSTRMIIVVWLFVVLILTSSYTASLSSMLTVQQLQPTVTDIEWLKKHNMKVGCSGNSFVRKYVENVLDFSSENIVNLTNEYMYHEELQGNNIAAAFLEIPYEKVFLNKHCKGYTGTMPINRYGGLAFAFQKGSPIAKDFSEAILKLSESGDLKSLGDKWLTPSQECSTDLTSSKPNSLRLQSFLVLYLISFTTSTICLLLSLIRLSVSHRRRQDAYEGNVTPGGESVWKKVVRLVRYFHILIRGRDATPTGTDESAWKKAVELIRIFHTKNLGRAPTLAGTSSAEEGASDVNECSSRQEFMCTPDT; encoded by the exons tgcaCCAAAAAAATTTTGGTTGCAGCAGAAGAGATGATTAGAGACCGAAAGGTAAAAGTGATTataggcatgcatgcatggccgGAAGCAGCTCTAGTAGCCGATGTTGGAAGGCAAGCTCGTGTTCCAGTCATTTCGTTCGCAGCACCAGCCATTAACCCGCCTCGAATGCCACTTCTTTGGCCTTTCTTGATACAAATGGCCAAAAATGGTTCTGAGCAGATACAATGCATCGCAGATATTGTTCATGCGTACAATTGGAAAAGGGTCATAGCGATTTACGAAGATGATGGATATGGCAGTAACGCCGGCATGTTAGCACTTCTTTCCGAGGCTCTACAAAATGTTGGCTCGGAGATTGAGTACCGTTTGGTTctcccaccattttcttctgTGCCTGATCCGGAAAGGGTTGTTCTAGAAGAGCTAATTAAGCTACTGAAAACACAAGCTCGTGTCTTTGTCGTCCTTCATTCTTCATTAGAGATGGCAACTTATTTGTTCAGAGAAGCTAAGCAGATGGGACTCGTCGGGAGAGACTCAGCTTGGATAATCTCAGACCGCATTACAAGTCTACTGGACTCGGTCAACAACTCCGTTATTTCATCTATGGAAGGCGTAATAGGAATCAAGACTTACTATTCTGGGATTGGCAATTCTGAGTATGAAGATTTTTATGCCCATTTTCGGAAAATATTCAGAGCTGAATATCCAGAGGAAGATAACTCCGACCCTGGAATTTATGCTCTGCGAGCATATGATAGCCTTAGAGTTGTTACACAAGCGATAGAGAGAATGACCACTTACACCAGTAGTCCAAAGATATTGTTAGACAATATGTTATTAAGCAATTTCTCTGGTTTAAGTGGAAAAATACATTTTGAAGGAGGCCAGCTCTTAGACAGTTCTACACTGAGGATTGTAAATGTGATTGGGAAGAGATACAACGAAATAGACTTCTGGACACCAGAGTTTGGCTTCTCATTGAGCCCTTCTATAGAAaaaggagaagagaaaaatggACGAGGTAATGTTTCTAATCCGGCCAACACCTTGTCCGGTCCAGTATTTTGGCCAGGAAACTTGAATCGAATTCCAACAGGTTGGGAAATGCCTACTGATGCAAAGCCACTGAAAATTGCAGTCCCTGGCAGAGCAACGTTTGATAAATTTGTGAAGGTTACGTATGGGGAGAAACCAAATCCCAACAAATATGATGGTTTCTGCATCCAAGTTTTCCTTAGGGTGCGAGACCTTTTAGGGTATCATCTTCCTTTCGAATTTGAAGCACACAATGGCAGCTACAATGATCTAATTTATAGTGTCCACAATAAG ACTTACGATGCTGTAATTGGCGACTTCACCATACTAGCCGAGCGACTGCAGTACGTGGATTTTACTCTTCCATATGCTGAGTCGGGTTTGGTAATGTTGGTTCCAGAAAAACCTAAATGGTCAGCGTTGATGTTTACGGTGCCTTTCACCTGGGAATTGTGGGTTGTCACTGGTGCCATGTTGATTTACACAATGCTCGTTGTTTGGTTCCTGGAGCGCCAATCCAACCCAGAATTTAGTGGCCCATGGACGAGTCAGATTAGCACTGCTTTTTGGTTTACAGTCTCCACTCTGTTCTTTGCTCATA GGGAAAAAATCCACAACAACTCCACACGCATGATTATTGTAGTTTGGCTCTTTGTCGTCTTGATCCTAACCTCGAGCTACACTGCTAGCCTGTCTTCAATGCTCACTGTGCAACAGCTACAACCAACTGTTACAGACATTGAGTGGTTGAAGAAACACAACATGAAAGTTGGTTGCAGTGGCAATTCGTTTGTAAGGAAATACGTGGAGAATGTGCTTGACTTCAGTTCAGAGAATATCGTGAACCTCACCAATGAATACATGTACCATGAGGAACTCCAAGGAAACAATATAGCTGCGGCTTTCCTCGAAATCCCGTATGAGAAAGTTTTCCTCAACAAGCACTGCAAGGGATACACTGGTACCATGCCTATCAACAGATACGGTGGATTGGCCTTT GCCTTCCAGAAAGGGTCGCCGATTGCCAAGGATTTTTCTGAAGCCATTTTAAAGCTGTCGGAGAGTGGGGACTTGAAGTCACTAGGAGATAAATGGCTGACTCCATCACAAGAGTGTTCAACCGACTTAACTTCCAGCAAACCTAATAGCTTGAGACTCCAGAGCTTTTTGGTTCTTTATCTAATATCGTTTACCACATCTACCATTTGTCTTCTGCTATCCCTAATTCGTTTGTCTGTAAGTCATCGGCGACGTCAAGATGCTTACGAAGGAAACGTTACTCCAGGTGGTGAGAGCGTTTGGAAGAAGGTGGTTAGACTCGTAAGGTACTTTCATATCCTTATTAGAGGAAGAGATGCGACTCCGACAGGCACAGATGAGAGCGCCTGGAAGAAGGCTGTAGAACTAATAAGAATATTTCATACCAAGAATCTAGGAAGAGCTCCTACTCTGGCAGGCACATCGAGTGCAGAAGAAGGCGCATCGGACGTGAATGAATGCTCTTCGAGGCAGGAATTCATGTGCACTCCTGATACATAG
- the LOC122278350 gene encoding uncharacterized mitochondrial protein AtMg00810-like yields MTAELRALEANSTWTLEPLPPGKKPIGCKWVFKTKLQADGSIERYKARLVVLAVAATKNWIIHQLDVNNAFLHGDLDEEVYMTPPPGFHSSQADHSLFTLTTSTSIVLVLVYVDDILVAGNDLSQIEIFKRILSTHFKTKDLGSLKYFLGLEVARSSTGIFLNQRKYALDILSDSGQLGARTALFPMEQHLKLTAQDGDLLPDPGLYRRLVGRLIYLTITRPDIVYAVNTLSQFMHAPQVPHMTAAIRVLRYIKGCPGQGIFFPSSNSTHVSAYTDFDWASCPTTRRSTTGYFIQLGTSPLSWRTKKQSTVSRSSAEAEYRAMAVTTCELTWLK; encoded by the exons ATGACTGCTGAACTTCGTGCTTTAGAAGCTAATTCCACCTGGACTCTTGAGCCCCTCCCTCCTGGTAAGAAACCCATTGGgtgcaaatgggttttcaaaaccaaactccaAGCCGACGGATCTATCGAGCGCTACAAAGCTCGGCTCGTTG TCTTGGCCGTTGCCGCTACTAAGAATTGGATTATTCATCAGCTCGACGTCAACAATGCCTTCTTGCACGGTGATCTTGATGAAGAAGTCTACATGACTCCACCTCCCG GTTTTCACTCGTCTCAGGCAGATCATTCTTTATTTACCCTCACCACCTCTACCAGCATTGTTCTTGTccttgtttatgttgatgacatcctAGTTGCTGGTAACGACCTTTCTCAGATTGAGATTTTCAAAAGAATCCTCTCCACTCACTTCAAAACAAAGGATCTCGGTTCTCTGAAGTACTTTCTTGGACTCGAAGTTGCACGGTCTTCCACAGGCATCTTCCTTAATCAACGCAAATATGCCCTCGACATTCTCTCTGACAGTGGCCAACTTGGTGCACGGACTGCTCTCTTTCCTATGGAGCAACATTTGAAGCTTACTGCTCAAGATGGCGACCTCCTCCCTGATCCTGGCCTTTATCGTCGTCTTGTTGGTCGCCTTATCTATCTGACCATCACTCGACCCGACATTGTTTATGCAGTCAACACACTCAGTCAGTTTATGCACGCTCCTCAAGTTCCCCACATGACCGCTGCTATTAGAGTTCTCCGCTACATCAAAGGCTGTCCGGGTCAAGGCATCTTCTTTCCTTCATCCAACAGTACTCATGTTTCAGCTTATACCGATTTTGATTGGGCCAGCTGCCCCACCACCCGTCGTTCCACCACCGGCTATTTTATTCAGTTGGGCACCAGTCCACTCTCATGGCGCACCAAGAAACAAAGTACAGTTTCTCGTTCTTCTGCTGAAGCTGAGTATCGTGCTATGGCCGTCACCACCTGTGAACTCACCTGGTTAAAATAA